The DNA region AATAGTATGTTGATATTGCTCAAGTATGCTCATCGTATCAAACCAGAATAATACATGCACAACCACAAAGCGATAGGGAGAGATTGTGGAAATATATAAAAATGAATCATTTATTGCTTGTTTTGGGAAAATTAATACACATCACACCAATACATAAGAAAATTTTTAGATCAGAATACAACAGTCTTCTTCAGTTCATATGGTAGGACACGAAGCTCACTGTATGACTTAATAGCCTCTGCTAGGCACTGCTTCTCAAGGTTCTCAGACTTCACAATAAAACTCTGTAGCGTATCTCTGTGAGAAACTCGCTCAACCTGCATAAGAGCgaaaacaagaaagagagagacTTAATTTCCAACCGCCCGCTGGAAATTGTCAAGATTAAAAGCACATTGGTTAGTATAATATCACGTGTGTGGATCTTCACTACACAACAAATGGTGCACAGTTCTGATGTGAAAGTGGTCAAGCATGATATTCAATGAAGGCCAGTGCAAATTAATCGTCCGTTTGCACACTAACATAGACAAAGGCTGCTGGCATGTATCACGTAGTTTGCCACCAATTTCAATTGCTGTAATCCATCAACTCGGTACTTGTGGTTTATTGTTATGTGAAGAGTAGAATACCATCTGTTCAATGATTGGCCCAGCATCAAGTTCGGGAGTGACGAAATGGCTAGTTGCTCCAATCAACTTCACCCCAGCATTGAAGGCCTGAAAGACGATACTTATCCGTATTTTTTTAAAAGAGAGAGTTCAGATTAGGCTCACAAATCAAATCTGATAACTTTGGCACCTGTCTGGAAGGATGCCCTCCCTTAAATGAGGGAAGAAGGCCATGATGAATATTAATAATATCTTTACCATATGCTTTTAAAAAGCTTTCCGACAGTATCTGCGAGGAATAATGGCATGTCACAGATATATAGATGACAGAAGTCCGTATTAAATGTTAATGCTAACGTTATAGACCATTTTCAGTGATATAGATGACAGATATATAGATCATCACACAGCCGATAGAGATGAAAAGAACAGTGATACTTTCTTAGAATATGCATAGCTTATTATCAGTGATACAATCTAACACCTGCATTCCTTTTCCACATTTTCAGCATCATATTCTTgagaagagaaaaagaaaaagaagatggTGAGAATAAACCATAATTTTACCTGCATATATCTTGCCAGCACAACAAAATCTGTGCTTTGAATCAATTCTAGTATCCCTTGCTCGCTTTTGTCCCCAGAAGTGGTGGGTAAGTAGTGATATGGAATTCCATGCCTCTGAAGAAAGCGTCTTACATGATTATCTTGTGGTCTGTCATGGTTGCTGCAGGGGGGGAATAGAAGCATGCATATAGTATATGTGACTGAGAGGAGCGGCGTTTTTCTGATAGGAACAAATTAACAAAATGCACTGCCTTCACCTTATAACACAATCAATATCAACTGGAAGCCTGCCTTCTTGCCATCTATACAGCAAATCAAACAAGCAGTGGTCCTAgaatagaagaagaagaagaagtatGGTATCGAAGCCTGATGATTTTGTTTCTCACTACTTGTGAGCAGAAGCTACTAGTGTATATGTACAGTGCCAAAGGCAATATATATAGGAGTAACAGTGATGTGAAATTGGCAAACCTGCTTTGAAGCGAGGATTGAGATCTTGTATTTGGGGTCAAGATCAGGTACCCGTACGGTGGACCTTTGTGCACTGAAGCAGTGTGCCACATTGAGGAAATCCTTGTGCAGCTCATCACGCGGCCAGAGCCTCGGGTTGTAGGTGAATTCACTGGAAAGCTACATGTACATGCTGCAGGCACTTTGGCATGGTGTGCAGAATCTGACTGAtgaaaagagaggagaggagaccTGCGGGAGTAGAAGACGGGCCTGTCGTCGGGGACGAAGACGTCGACGCTGTGGATGTTGCCGCCGCGGGAGGCGATGCACTCGGACAGCTTGGCGACGATGCCGACGGCGTCCTGCAGGACGTAGAGTTCATTGGTTGGAGGAACGAGAGGCCATGACCAAATGGAAATCAAGGAGAAGAGACGTCGTACGGGGCACTGGAAGAGATGAATGCCGAGGAGGTTGCCCGCGGCCacggcggcggagagcggcCGGCGCGCCAAAGGCGACAGCATCTGCCTGTCTTTCTATCCGCCGGTGATGGGACAATCCCAATCCCAATCCCATCGGCTGATGAGATGAGATGAGATGCGGCTGGTGGAATCGGCCGTGGACCGCACCTCGCCGCCTCCTTGCTTTCTTTTTggctccttccttccttccttccttcttcctTCCTTCATCACTTCCaagtagatttttttttttgaaacacgTCCAGACGCAGACTTCCAAGTAGATTTTTGGCAGCCTGCCTATGTTTGTGTTCACTTTAAGTATCTTTTTTTTTGAGCAAGCATGGCAGGTGCTCTGCCTTTCAATAATAGTAGAAAGCAAATGTTTATGTGTACAAGAAACCTGCAGGTACAAATTTGGCATTTCTTCATCCTATGTAATCAAAACTTGTAGTCGTAGCCAGTTGCTCATGGGGCAGTACCTTAACCTGTTGCAGTCAGCACTGAATCTTTAATGAAAACGGCTAGATTGCCTGCCTCAATGTCTGATGATCAATCAAAAGTTGCATTGCATTTCTGCAGAGACAGTTTACAACAGGACACGAAGCTCCTTTGGTAACGAGCATGATTTTACCTCCTTGTACTAAAATAAAAAGCTCTGCACCCATTTGCCACTAAGAAGAAGACAGCATGTGCCCCTCCCAAAAAACAGAGCGCCAAATGCTTTCCACTGCTACGACTCATCACTCCACCGCCCAATGGTTTCTCCCGCCCTGACCTTGTCGCCAGCCCTGACACAGAAGCCAAAGTCTCCTGAAGCTGATGAGAACGTGCCATCCTCCCTTGCCTTCCACTTCCACGCTGGGGCTTCAAACACCACCACAACGGTTGACCCCATCTTAAATCCTGCTATCTGCGACACAAACAAGTATCACCATCGCTCTTCCATTTACCATAAGCATGTGCAGCCGCAGCTTAAACAAGGTACCTCCTCTCCCTTCTTAACCAGCATGCCAGTGCCTTCAGGTTCATAGACACGCTCCTCAGGAGGCAGGGAATGGACCATCCTTGACACCGCCCTGTTTGTCCTCAGCTCTGGTTCAAGATTCACCTGCACAAAACATCATTCCTCAAACCCTAACAAATTCATTTGCCAACCATCATTCATTTTGATACCATGACAAGTTACCCTGATAGATCCGATATTAGTGGCACCAATTGCTGCGATTGCTACAAAGCCTTCTTTCCATCGCCCTTCAAGTACCACCTGCCATTCACATCAACAGATTCACAAAGGCAGTGCCACGGCCAAATTCTATTTTAGGCTCACCAACTAGCCTACATTTCTCAAATGAAGCTAAAACAATTAAGAGTAATTACCCTTTCATTCTCAACATACAGGTTCCTGACGGTCCGTATAGCACGTTCATTCTGGGGGAAAAGATGGCCTGCGAATACACGACATTTGTATAACTCATGTATTGAGTTAACACATAGCTCAGTAGGTATGGACAAACCTGAGAAATGCCGACGTTTTAAAATATTCCAATCAACAGGAGAATGGACTCGATGATAGTCACCAGGGTGCAAATAGATGACACAATAAAAGATACCTTTCTTTGGGCTGCCAAGGAGAAATAAAATTAATACCACCAGATTGTCCAACCATAGGTTTTTTTATGAATATGCTGAGAGGCATTATACAGTCATTGCAACTTGAAAAGGAATAGAGCCACGCAAAACAAGTGCAAAATGTCCATGATAGAAAGAAAAACTCAAATCTGCGGAGAAAGATAGTTTTCATGATAGAATCTAAGCAGTGATAGAAAAGTTTCTCTAGGTTGTAGTCACTTCcaagggaaggaaaagaaaattgcTGGTCTCAAATCAAATATCTCAACTCATGGTATTGTACAAAGTGAACTTTTATAATATGAATGCAGAAAACAAATTGCTCATTAATGTCACAGTTTAGAGCAGCATACTGTAAATATGCGCAATTGCTGTTCCAAACGTTCAGATGAGAGGCCAATTCAACAAGCACAAAACCGTTGCATGAAAAAAGGTTAATTGCAAGTGGAAATGTGTTATTTGAGTGCAGTTGCATGATATGAGATCATAAATTAATCGATGTGAACTTGGCAACTAACTTATGTAGTTGTCTCAGATTTCGTAATTCTAAATACCTCAACACCGTTTGATCCCGTAGTTTAGGTGAAGCAACTGATACTCGCCACCATGATTTTGCATTTGAATTCTCAGGCATACTTTGCTCTATGTGCTCCCTAGAAAGTTCTTCCTCTGCAGCATCGTGAAGGGATGAACTCGTACCAAGAAGAGAAGAAACAGAATAAGAAAAGCCTTTCACTTCTTCAATCATGGTTCCTGGACCTCTTAGCTTTCCAAGCCTCAAAACTTTACCATCCACAGGACTCACCTAATGGTACAATTGAACACACATACAGATAAGTCTTCACCCATCACCATCACAGACTAATGGCTACACAGAATCATTATCCTGTTACCAGTTACCAGACAGTTTGGATCTGGGTCGATGGGCCTTGCTCCTTCTTTGAGACTGCGTACGAAGAATGCCTGTAAAGAAGGATATTCTTCTAGAGGTAGAGCAACTTCTTGCAAATCTACAATAATCAGGAATCAACATTTCAATTCAAATCATGACCAAAGTTCTTGAAAGAAGTGATAACAACTATATATCAAGTTTTCACGAGTACAGAAAAGATGAAAATATGTATAAGTAAGCAATGGTTTGTTTCAACAACAGACCTCTAAGAACCAGTAAATTATCACAGAGACCATTGGAGCAGTAAGCATTTACATGGCTATATGTTGTACACTGTGATGCACGAAAGGCGTAGACATACCAGAGTGGAATGCTCTAGCCCATGCTTTGTAGATGGTGGGGCGCATGAAAACTGGGATATCCTACAAGGAATGAAACTATGGAAGAGTAAACAGGAAAAAGGACATGGCAGATTGTTTGGATTGAAGAATACGAACCACTTCCATCAAGGATCCCCAGAAACGTGACATGGAACGCAATGGTAGAAGCCTAATAAGCGAAGCCTGTATTGAAAATGACACCATTGTGCAGTCAGAAGGCAATGTATGTACATGGATGACAGGTCGTTGTGCTAACTAGGGTAGGGCTACCTTGAAATCGGGCGAAAATTCTGGTTCAattcctttctccttcctttGGACAACCTTGCGTGAACACAAATCGCAGATATGAGAACAAGGTGCCAGTATAACAGTAGTGAATTTCTTATTCTAGGTGCTAGAAGACATGAAAACCCAAGAAACAATGTAAAATGGAAATGCTTACAGAGTAGCCATATGCTGGTAGTTTTTGTTTACGAATTGTAGCGCAGCAGTTAATTTAGATATTGCCAGAGCATTGTGATTAGCAGTAATAATTGTAGGAAAAGTGAAACCTGCGATGCATGACTTACTTTCTTGTCATCGTACATGCGCCTAGCATGTAGAGCGCCCAGCATGACAAGAACTGCCGCGGTTGCACCAGGCAGAAGGAATTTGCCTTTGCCAGCTGGAAAACAAAACATTGCTGAGTTGAGATACTTGTCGGATGAGTGGCGAGGAACAAACAGGGAGCTAGGTAGTGGCACGGAAGCGAGGAAAGCGCATGAATCGGCAAGAGCTACTAGCATGCGTTCCAGGTCCAGCTGCGATGCGAGGGCAGCAAATAGAAACCTTGGGAGTCGCCGGAGTTGGCGGCGTGGATGCGGCGGGAGGGAGGGCGGTGGCCGTGGCGGGCTGAGGCGAGGAgatggagcggcggcggtggcggccatGGAGATGGAGGGCGAACCCTAAACCTCATGTCGCTCTTCCCCCAACCCAAATGAAATCGATCCTCTTTCTCGAGCGCGGGGGTTGCCATTTGCCGAGGTGAATCAGTCAGTGAATGGATGTGATCGAGGAGCCGCACGGCCGCACCGCAGCAGGCAGCAGGAAGCCAAGGGCCAGCCCAGCTACAACCTGATATTACAAGTTGCATAACAGACAGGCAGACAGAGAGATGGTAAACTGAGAGACACCCACAGAGACGATCGAGGCAATCAAAGGAAACACATGCTTTTCCTGTTAAATAAAATGTTAGGACGTTCCAAGTAAAACTTACGCACGAGCAGCACAGGTAGCTAGCTCTTCGATTAACCTATGCACGAGCAGGTCCTCAAAGTGTAAAACTAGCCCGTCCAGTATacatcaaagagaatacaaCACCGACAGCTGGATCGACTCCTCTGTCGTCATCAACATCCTTCGGTCCTCACATTCATAAGAAATTAACGCTACCCGTCCTAGCATTTCTATAGAGGAATGACCTCAACGTCATCGTGCTCGCCCTTTGCTGCTTCATGCTCGGTATTGGCTGCTCCATTCTCCGGGGCCACAGGACCACGGTTCTCTGACATGCTCATCTCTTGCACTGGAGGTGGGTTCACAACTGTCATGGGCACCGCGCTGTTCTCTGCAAGCCGACCCCTCCTCTCGCGATGCTCCTGGCAGTTTGCACACCAGTGCAAGCAGCAGTGGACCATGCATGGGTCACACGGAGAGTTCTGGAACAAACACAACAACAATCGTCAGCCaagtactactactactactactactacttcGCACATCTTATACAAGTGCACGACCAGGTACAACATGTGATGTGCACATCTTAACAAAGGAAGCAGTGAACAAATTGCACCTTAAGATGGTATTTCCTCTGAAGTTCTTGACGGAAAATGCCAGTATAGGTAGCACATAACCACCAACTAAACACCAAACCTTCTCCGATCAGAAACGATGTCCTTGGATCCACACCATGAAATATTGCTGTCAGAATTGCCAGCGTGATCCCTCCTTCAACAAACACAGCATGGCAGACGCAAGGAGTTGTCCAGGGGATGTCCTCTCTAAGTGCCTCGACGTTGCGTCCAAACAGCACGCAAGGACAAAACAGTCCAGTTCGGCCTAGTGTCACAATAAAGCAGACAATTTAACAGTTAAATACTGCTTCACCACCTACCTTCCCTTCAAACAGGCATTCCAGACATAGCACCCATATACATGGGCGTAGAGAGAAATGAAGGGCAAAGCCACAAATCATATGTTGACCTTTGACTGCTCAGTTATCCAAATCCGAGCACTCAATTGATGGTGTATTTCACACGGACTGACAGACAGAGAAAATATCCACTGAAGAATAAGTAGAGTGGCAAAGGAAGAGAAGTTTAACCTAGGTAAAGCTTCCTGAAAGAAAATATATAAAGGAATTAAAAAGAAGCACGGGAGCTAGATAATGCTTCTCTAGTCATAAACTCTATGAGATTGCATCCATCAAAAGCAACATGCATGAGCCGAGAAGGTCAACACCAACAAGTCAATCAAGCAAGTTATAAACATGAATGTAGGAACCAGACATTTCGGACTGGCAGTTGTGAGTATTTTGCAAACAGGAATGTCCAATGACGCGTGCCTGGTGCTACTCCATGAGTAGAATTTCCCACATGTAACGAAATGGAGCGCAAGGAAGCAAGGCAGGAAAGTGGTTCCTCCCCTTGAGCTTGAAGTAACAATTCATCGAATGCCGCCAAGTATCGACACGACAGACAGCACATGATGATAGCTGTGCAACGGTGCTGGGACTGGAATCTGGCAGATGAGCCCGATGTGATGCACCCCTTGTGAAGAAGAACTTAGGACGCAATGCAACAGATGAGATAGACATAGAGAAACTAATAAATTACAGGTTTCGGGGTCGTCGGTGCATCCGAAGATTCCGGTAGTCCAGGGCTCGTCGGCGGGCGGCTCGTAGCTCTCGGGCAGGACCTGGCCGCACTCGCTGCACCTCCGGCCTTCGAGCTGGTCGAGGGATGGAGAGGGGGATCAGATTCAGATCGGAGGAAGAAGAAATCGTGAACGGGCGGACGGACCTGCGGGACGTGGACTGGTTGGTTGAGCTCGCCGGGGAGGATGTCCTCTGCGGGGGCGTCCTGgtccttggtgagcttgacgtAGCGAGACGGGTGGCTGCTGGTGGCGTCCTCCGCCATGGCCACCGCCCGAGGACGAGatcgaggcggaggcggcgacgacgacgcgaACGCAGGCCACAGTCAGATCAGATGGAATGGAATGGGATCTGCCTTCCTTcccgagaggaggaagaggaaggaaGGCCTCTGGGCCTCCTCCTTTCCTATGGGCCTCTGCTGGGCCTGCGGATCTCCTCCTTTCCTATGGGCCTCTGCTGGGCCTGCGGGTCTCCTCCTTTCCTCTGGGCCACAGGCATTTTCTTAAGCTATAGATGATCGCATAATTGTATTGTAGTATGCACTCAAAATTTTTTTTAATTGTATTGTATTGCAGTATCAGTGTAGATTAGTTTATGCAACATTTTTCCGCCTGATAGATTATCCATGTACAGTAACATATTAGAAAACATGATGAGAGAGGGAACGGAAACCAAGCAGCGACGTACCGTGGTAGCAAGAAGCAAAGGAAACAGACGAGATGGCCAAACTGCGTAGGCGTAGAGTCGAGGGTGTGTTCATGTTATTACTACTACTACTTATAATAAAATAATAAAGGTTTATTACCGGCCCCCAAGGCACGTTTCCATCCATGTCTGCACCACTCTCTCTGGTCTCTGCTGTCTGTCTCTATATAACCAACCATACCAGATCCCAATCCCATATTCGTCTCGCCTCCAACAAGCTAATAAGAAAGAGCTAGCGAGCCATGGCAACTTACGGTTGTTATTCCTCCAGCTCCAAAGTAAAACTTGCCTGCCTCCTGATGGTCGTCTTGCTCGTATCATCCCACAGCAAGAGCCATGGCGGCGGCAGCATTGCCGTCTACTGGGGCCAGAACGGCAACGAGGGCACCCTGGCCCAGACCTGCGCCACCGGCAACTACGCCTTTGTCAACATCGCCTTCCTCTGCAGCTTCGGCTCGGGGCAGACGACCCCGCAGCTCAACCTCGCAGGCCACTGCGACCCCTACTCCAACGCCTGCACCAACCTCACCGCCGACATCACATTCTGCCAGTCCAAGGGTGTCAAGGTCTTGCTCTccatcggcggcggcgcaggaggctACTCCCTCGACTCCCAGCAAGACGCCTTCCAGCTCGCCCAGTACATCTGGAACAACTTCCTCGGCGGCCACTCCGACAAGAGGCCCCTTGGCGACGCCGTGCTCGACGGCGTCGACTTCGACATTGAGGGAGGAAACCCAGACCACTACGGAGAACTTGCCGCGTACCTCAAGTCCTACGGCGCCAGCAAGCAGGTGTACCTGTCGGCAGCGCCCCAGTGTCCATTCCCGGACCAGTGGGTAGGCAAGGCCCTTCAGACAGGGCTCTTCGACCACGTCTGGGTCCAGTTCTACAACAACCCGCCTTGCCAGTACACGCCGGGGAGCACCGCCAACCTCATCAACTCCTGGAACCAGTGGACAACAGCGATCAATGCCACATACATCTTCCTCGGCCTGCCGGCTGCACCGGATGCTGCAGGAAGCGGATTCATACCAGTGGAGAGCCTCAAGTCGCAGGTGCTTCCGGCGCTCAAGAACTCCACCAAGTACGGTGGAGTCATGCTGTGGTCCAAGTTCTACGATGACCAGGACGGTTACAGCTCCGCCATCAAGAACTCCGTCTGATCTGCACGGTTTCATTCTGGATGTGAGAATTCATACATGCATGTGTGCGCATCGACTTGTCACGAAAATATTCTACTGAAATAAAGACCGATATTTCTACCACCCATTGGGCCATCATCCTATGTTCTGCTGAGTTTCAGTCAAGCTGAATGAGAACCAAGTACCTCCTTATCTTGTGCTCGGGGTCCATTGAGATGATCTTGTCGCGCCTAAAACAGATGGCCCACTGATCAGATttgcagaaaagaaaagaaaagaaaagaaaaaggtacGCAGAGAGGGTTTACTTGAATATTGAGTTCACAGAGATCACCTTTCAAAATTCTTCATCAATTAAAGAAACAAACTCACATGTTGCAGCTTGATTGCACACCTAATCTGGTAACATTTCACAAGGAATAAAAATGCCAAAGAAACAAAAGGGGCAGTACATGCAAACTGTTTTCCTTATATCATAGTACAGATACCTCTTAGCTAAAGGAGGCAAACACCCTAAAACATAATTCATTTGGCTTATCTATTCATAAGTTACTAAACTATTAAAAAGGGGCAAAGAAAAGATTTGCAGCTAGCTAATATTCCCTGATTCTTCTAGTGGGTTACAGAAACATCCCTAGTTTCCCTACACCTAGCTTGGGTTTCTTCCAGCAGAAGCGTCGGCATGAGCTAGATAGAATAT from Panicum hallii strain FIL2 chromosome 9, PHallii_v3.1, whole genome shotgun sequence includes:
- the LOC112874927 gene encoding formyltetrahydrofolate deformylase 1, mitochondrial-like isoform X3, producing the protein MLSPLARRPLSAAVAAGNLLGIHLFQCPVRRLFSLISIWSWPLVPPTNELYVLQDAVGIVAKLSECIASRGGNIHSVDVFVPDDRPVFYSRSEFTYNPRLWPRDELHKDFLNVAHCFSAQRSTVRVPDLDPKYKISILASKQDHCLFDLLYRWQEGRLPVDIDCVISNHDRPQDNHVRRFLQRHGIPYHYLPTTSGDKSEQGILELIQSTDFVVLARYMQILSESFLKAYGKDIINIHHGLLPSFKGGHPSRQAFNAGVKLIGATSHFVTPELDAGPIIEQMVERVSHRDTLQSFIVKSENLEKQCLAEAIKSYSELRVLPYELKKTVVF
- the LOC112874927 gene encoding formyltetrahydrofolate deformylase 1, mitochondrial-like isoform X2 — encoded protein: MGLGLGLSHHRRIERQADAVAFGAPAALRRRGRGQPPRHSSLPVPRRRRHRRQAVRVHRLPRRQHPQRRRLRPRRQARLLLPQLSSEFTYNPRLWPRDELHKDFLNVAHCFSAQRSTVRVPDLDPKYKISILASKQDHCLFDLLYRWQEGRLPVDIDCVISNHDRPQDNHVRRFLQRHGIPYHYLPTTSGDKSEQGILELIQSTDFVVLARYMQILSESFLKAYGKDIINIHHGLLPSFKGGHPSRQAFNAGVKLIGATSHFVTPELDAGPIIEQMVERVSHRDTLQSFIVKSENLEKQCLAEAIKSYSELRVLPYELKKTVVF
- the LOC112874927 gene encoding formyltetrahydrofolate deformylase 2, mitochondrial-like isoform X4 encodes the protein MLSPLARRPLSAAVAAGNLLGIHLFQCPDAVGIVAKLSECIASRGGNIHSVDVFVPDDRPVFYSRSEFTYNPRLWPRDELHKDFLNVAHCFSAQRSTVRVPDLDPKYKISILASKQDHCLFDLLYRWQEGRLPVDIDCVISNHDRPQDNHVRRFLQRHGIPYHYLPTTSGDKSEQGILELIQSTDFVVLARYMQILSESFLKAYGKDIINIHHGLLPSFKGGHPSRQAFNAGVKLIGATSHFVTPELDAGPIIEQMVERVSHRDTLQSFIVKSENLEKQCLAEAIKSYSELRVLPYELKKTVVF
- the LOC112874927 gene encoding formyltetrahydrofolate deformylase 1, mitochondrial-like isoform X1; amino-acid sequence: MGLGLGLSHHRRIERQADAVAFGAPAALRRRGRGQPPRHSSLPVPRRRRHRRQAVRVHRLPRRQHPQRRRLRPRRQARLLLPQLSSEFTYNPRLWPRDELHKDFLNVAHCFSAQRSTVRVPDLDPKYKISILASKQDHCLFDLLYRWQEGRLPVDIDCVISNHDRPQDNHVRRFLQRHGIPYHYLPTTSGDKSEQGILELIQSTDFVVLARYMQILSESFLKAYGKDIINIHHGLLPSFKGGHPSRQAFNAGVKLIGATSHFVTPELDAGPIIEQMVERVSHRDTLQSFIVKSENLEKQCLAEAIKSYKTAASHSGHGWTPCQGGEGQALSSLHATTATATTWLWPYILHIFPSLDAGVVSC
- the LOC112874926 gene encoding phosphatidylserine decarboxylase proenzyme 1, mitochondrial, with amino-acid sequence MATPALEKEDRFHLGWGKSDMRFRVRPPSPWPPPPPLHLLASARHGHRPPSRRIHAANSGDSQAGKGKFLLPGATAAVLVMLGALHARRMYDDKKVVQRKEKGIEPEFSPDFKASLIRLLPLRSMSRFWGSLMEVDIPVFMRPTIYKAWARAFHSDLQEVALPLEEYPSLQAFFVRSLKEGARPIDPDPNCLVSPVDGKVLRLGKLRGPGTMIEEVKGFSYSVSSLLGTSSSLHDAAEEELSREHIEQSMPENSNAKSWWRVSVASPKLRDQTVLSPKKGIFYCVIYLHPGDYHRVHSPVDWNILKRRHFSGHLFPQNERAIRTVRNLYVENERVVLEGRWKEGFVAIAAIGATNIGSIRVNLEPELRTNRAVSRMVHSLPPEERVYEPEGTGMLVKKGEEIAGFKMGSTVVVVFEAPAWKWKAREDGTFSSASGDFGFCVRAGDKVRAGETIGRWSDES
- the LOC112874937 gene encoding cell number regulator 6 isoform X2 — protein: MHRRPRNLFQSQHRCTAIIMCCLSCRYLAAFDELLLQAQGEEPLSCLASLRSISLHVGNSTHGVAPGRTGLFCPCVLFGRNVEALREDIPWTTPCVCHAVFVEGGITLAILTAIFHGVDPRTSFLIGEGLVFSWWLCATYTGIFRQELQRKYHLKNSPCDPCMVHCCLHWCANCQEHRERRGRLAENSAVPMTVVNPPPVQEMSMSENRGPVAPENGAANTEHEAAKGEHDDVEVIPL
- the LOC112874937 gene encoding cell number regulator 6 isoform X1, whose amino-acid sequence is MAEDATSSHPSRYVKLTKDQDAPAEDILPGELNQPVHVPQLEGRRCSECGQVLPESYEPPADEPWTTGIFGCTDDPETCRTGLFCPCVLFGRNVEALREDIPWTTPCVCHAVFVEGGITLAILTAIFHGVDPRTSFLIGEGLVFSWWLCATYTGIFRQELQRKYHLKNSPCDPCMVHCCLHWCANCQEHRERRGRLAENSAVPMTVVNPPPVQEMSMSENRGPVAPENGAANTEHEAAKGEHDDVEVIPL
- the LOC112873458 gene encoding acidic endochitinase-like — its product is MATYGCYSSSSKVKLACLLMVVLLVSSHSKSHGGGSIAVYWGQNGNEGTLAQTCATGNYAFVNIAFLCSFGSGQTTPQLNLAGHCDPYSNACTNLTADITFCQSKGVKVLLSIGGGAGGYSLDSQQDAFQLAQYIWNNFLGGHSDKRPLGDAVLDGVDFDIEGGNPDHYGELAAYLKSYGASKQVYLSAAPQCPFPDQWVGKALQTGLFDHVWVQFYNNPPCQYTPGSTANLINSWNQWTTAINATYIFLGLPAAPDAAGSGFIPVESLKSQVLPALKNSTKYGGVMLWSKFYDDQDGYSSAIKNSV